The following proteins come from a genomic window of Dreissena polymorpha isolate Duluth1 chromosome 1, UMN_Dpol_1.0, whole genome shotgun sequence:
- the LOC127836685 gene encoding ankyrin repeat and SOCS box protein 15-like: MNFKESYTDTAGTVALACREGNVKLLRKFIAKGQPVDVKDNRGWFAIHEAAHQGAVECLGVLLKHKSVDVNIMTFESETPLLLAAMAGHGICIEALLKAGADPYKGTHESYTPLWAACKCSLDCVKLLVNGGADVNCQTAMKETGLHVAAHYGKAEIVAYLIEKGANIEITDENGLTPLFVAANFGQSDCLILLLEKAKSKGDLFLKKYIHHTADDGCPPLYIAAQEGSVDCVQALLDHGANPNMPLLTDLCGDGKVLPVYPFQVAIVMFRNEECARVLGCASDLSVYEWEKYSKNINIPSQYEYNPVMWVNNPIFFEYHPVVAALWTHKVQPMQILIDLKHPKMFQGIPPELWKKTEFEPAAIMAINGMSSCVLRMKYLSQACGDTSDNLKFIVLLCRLVKMNLENGCFYSDGNPWRWEWSIPDFKQQDRLASKLCALTKYKQLSLFYPDLCDLQQLNLCSEEIALKDNLKRMKHITTYKQPMNVNRIAGLTEEFFNETFGSLHCPNVMTLDHYARKTVILTMIRSGKYTPSGIQQRLAFSSSIYQNI; this comes from the exons ATGAATTTTAAGGAGTCTTATACAGACACTGCAGGGACTGTTGCGTTGGCATGCAGGGAAGGGAACGTAAAGCTCTTAAGGAAGTTTATTGCCAAAG gtcaaCCTGTGGATGTCAAGGACAATAGGGGATGGTTTGCTATACATGAGGCAGCACATCAAGGCGCTGTAGAATGTCTTGGagtccttttgaagcacaaaagtgttgatgtcaatattatgacATTTGAAAGTGAGACACCCCTGTTATTGGCTGCAATGGCAGGGCATGGTATTTGTATTGAAGCTTTGTTAAAGGCAGGAGCAGACCCATACAAAGGGACACATGAATCATACACTCCACTCTGGGCAGCATGTAAATGTTCTCTAGACTGTGTAAAGTTATTAGTGAATGGTGGTGCTGATGTCAATTGTCAAACAGCTATGAAAGAGACTGGTCTGCATGTAGCCGCTCATTATGGGAAAGCTGAGATTGTGGCATACCTAATAGAAAAAGGTGCAAATATTGAAATAACTGATGAAAACGGCCTAACACCACTTTTTGTTGCTGCTAACTTTGGGCAGTCAGACTGCTTGATTTTGTTGCTTGAGAAAGCTAAAAGTAAAGGAGATctgttcttaaaaaaatatattcaccaCACAGCAGATGATGGTTGTCCTCCTCTATATATTGCTGCACAAGAGGGGTCTGTTGATTGTGTCCAAGCTTTGCTAGACCATGGAGCAAATCCTAACATGCCGCTATTGACGGACTTGTGTGGTGATGGCAAGGTTTTACCTGTATATCCATTCCAGGTTGCCATAGTTATGTTTAGAAATGAAGAATGTGCAAGAGTGTTGGGATGTGCATCTGATCTCAGTGTGTATGAATGGGAGAAATATTCCAAAAATATCAACATTCCTAGCCAGTATGAATATAACCCAGTTATGTGGGTGAACAATCCTATCTTCTTTGAATATCACCCAGTAGTGGCAGCACTTTGGACTCACAAAGTGCAGCCAATGCAAATTCTAATTGATTTAAAACATCCAAAAATGTTTCAAGGCATTCCTCCAGAATTGTGGAAGAAAACCGAATTTGAACCCGCTGCTATCATGGCTATCAATGGCATGTCTTCTTGTGTCTTGAGGATGAAATACTTGTCTCAAGCATGTGGAGATACATCTGATAATTTGAAGTTCATTGTGTTACTTTGTAGACTTGTTAAAATGAATTTAGAGAATGGGTGCTTTTATTCTGATGGCAATCCATGGAGGTGGGAATGGAGCATCCCAGATTTTAAACAACAAGATCGACTTGCATCCAAATTGTGTGCACTGACAAAGTATAAACAGCTTTCATTGTTTTATCCTGATCTGTGTGACCTGCAACAGTTGAATTTATGTTCTGAGGAAATTGCTCTCAAAGATAATTTGAAACGCATgaaacatataacaacatataAACAACCGATGAATGTCAACAGAATTGCGGGTTTGACTGAAGAATTCTTCAACGAAACCTTTGGCAGCCTACACTGTCCTAATGTTATGACATTGGACCATTATGCAAGAAAGACTGTAATACTGACTATGATAAGATCTGGGAAATACACACCGTCTGGCATTCAGCAGCGTCTGGCATTCAGCAGCTCGATATACCAGAACATATGA
- the LOC127873197 gene encoding uncharacterized protein LOC127873197, which produces MRVNYVVKHIIEYICLNQVYSENKGSSCILTMGQTQATTHINIKEQQNDQQTCDVKDICQLSDGRFLVTDHANNRLKLLGVNYALVASLATDGSPFGACEGEPGQAIVTSQFIGKTQDSVVLIAVGKSLSINSYFNVDYRCYGIAYAGGRVYVCMGSRLNVSEEKSSHVLRDEPDNLPGHVRVFSLSGEVLQTIPNDLDLTVFSEPRYIQWSRDTKEFHVSDLTKGVVTIDTQEEVHYTVPKQSDFTSPQGLCENINKDIIVCESKSHALVQMTLSAKQVKVTIHESERLERPQAVCFDNKRNNLLVACQMSDVIEIFNAT; this is translated from the exons ATGCGTGTaaattatgttgtaaaacacattattgaATACATATGTTTAAACCAAGTGTATAGTGAAAATAAAGGATCTTCATGTATTCTTACAATGGGACAAACGCAGGCGACTACACATATAAACATTAAGGAACAACAGAATGACCAACAGACCTGCGATGTCAAAGATATTTGCCAGTTGTCTGACGGACGATTCTTGGTCACGGATCACGCAAACAACCGACTAAAACTTCTAGGTGTCAACTACGCTCTCGTGGCGTCGCTCGCAACTGATGGCTCCCCCTTCGGCGCGTGCGAAGGGGAACCGGGTCAGGCCATTGTTACAAGTCAGTTCATCGGTAAAACTCAAGACAGTGTAGTCCTAATTGCAGTTGGTAAATCTTTGAGTATTAATAGTTATTTCAATGTTGATTATCGTTGTTACGGTATAGCGTACGCTGGCGGACGCGTCTATGTCTGTATGGGCAGTCGGCTAAACGTGTCTGAGGAAAAGTCTAGCCATGTGCTTCGAGACGAACCTGATAATCTGCCTGGTCACGTGAGAGTATTCTCTTTATCAGGAGAAGTCTTGCAGACGATCCCCAATGATTTGGACTTAACC GTATTTAGCGAACCTCGTTACATCCAGTGGAGCAGAGACACAAAGGAGTTTCATGTAAGCGACTTAACAAAGGGCGTGGTTACCATAGATACCCAAGAGGAAGTGCACTACACAGTGCCCAAACAATCAGACTTCACCTCGCCCCAGGGCCTCTGTGAAAACATCAACAAGGACATTATTGTCTGCGAGAGCAAGTCACACGCATTGGTTCAAATGACCTTGAGTGCAaaacaggtcaaggtcacgattcaTGAGTCTGAGAGGTTAGAACGCCCTCAAGCAGTATGTTTtgataataaaagaaacaatttaTTGGTGGCGTGTCAAATGAGTGATGTGATAGAAATATTTAATGCAACGTAA